One window of Bacillus alkalicellulosilyticus genomic DNA carries:
- a CDS encoding GntR family transcriptional regulator gives MILNQDDMKPIYIQIAEWLETEIISENINADEKMYSQYQLADMFTINPATAAKGLNILAEQNILYKKRGLGMFVSVDARERILLTRKEQILKKMVSELVEEAKRLSVTEDELVNMIKEMNKEES, from the coding sequence GTGATACTTAATCAAGATGACATGAAGCCGATTTATATACAAATCGCCGAGTGGTTAGAAACCGAAATCATCTCAGAAAATATCAATGCCGATGAAAAAATGTACTCCCAATACCAGTTGGCAGACATGTTTACAATAAATCCGGCCACGGCTGCAAAAGGACTAAATATTTTAGCAGAACAAAACATTTTATATAAGAAAAGAGGACTAGGCATGTTTGTATCAGTGGACGCAAGAGAGCGCATTCTCCTAACACGTAAAGAACAAATATTAAAAAAAATGGTAAGCGAGCTAGTAGAAGAAGCGAAAAGATTGTCTGTTACAGAAGATGAACTTGTGAACATGATAAAGGAAATGAATAAGGAGGAGAGCTAA
- a CDS encoding GyrI-like domain-containing protein, with protein METKIIKKEPFTVIGMTLETLLSVEREQKNIQKLFDTFNKRIIEIENRLGDHAIGIFIDPPNYNPEADPFKWITGIEVSSSSIIPDGMESFEFPANTYACTTYQGGRDQAHYAYDYLYSWIIDSEYELADSYGIEIHQRQLKDDNIIMDLMFPIRKK; from the coding sequence ATGGAAACTAAAATTATAAAAAAAGAACCATTCACTGTTATTGGCATGACACTAGAAACACTTCTTTCCGTAGAACGCGAACAGAAAAACATTCAAAAACTTTTTGATACTTTTAATAAACGCATCATAGAAATTGAGAATCGATTGGGAGACCACGCCATTGGCATTTTCATCGACCCTCCAAATTATAATCCTGAAGCGGACCCTTTTAAGTGGATTACAGGTATTGAGGTATCTAGCTCCAGTATTATTCCTGATGGTATGGAATCGTTTGAATTTCCCGCCAATACATACGCATGTACTACCTATCAAGGGGGTAGAGACCAAGCTCATTATGCATATGATTACTTGTATTCTTGGATAATTGACTCCGAGTATGAATTAGCAGACTCCTACGGTATAGAAATTCATCAGAGACAGCTTAAAGATGATAATATAATTATGGATTTGATGTTTCCTATTCGAAAAAAATAA
- the motA gene encoding flagellar motor stator protein MotA, translated as MDKNTIIGVVLGVLSLTLGMVFKGTSLGVLWNPAAITIIMVGTVAAVMIAFPTEDMKKVPKLFSILFKDKADTSIPELVERFVEFATVSRQEGMLALESKLKDIQDPFLNQAIRMVADGLERDVIRHSLTERIDAMQQRHATGAQIFTQAGTYAPTLGVLGAVLGLIAALGNMNDIDALGYAISAAFVATLYGIFTGYVLWHPFANKLKQKSKKEVIKKYLIVEGTVMIINGVSPREIEETLSGFLEEKEQQKLGDRGEA; from the coding sequence ATGGATAAAAATACAATTATTGGGGTTGTCTTAGGCGTCTTATCACTCACACTTGGAATGGTCTTTAAAGGGACAAGCTTGGGTGTACTATGGAATCCAGCGGCCATAACGATTATTATGGTGGGAACGGTAGCGGCAGTTATGATTGCCTTTCCTACAGAAGATATGAAAAAAGTCCCAAAGCTTTTTAGTATCCTCTTTAAAGATAAAGCTGACACATCCATTCCAGAACTTGTAGAGCGATTTGTTGAATTTGCTACAGTCTCTCGTCAAGAAGGAATGTTAGCTCTTGAATCAAAGCTAAAAGATATTCAAGATCCATTCTTAAACCAAGCCATTCGTATGGTAGCTGATGGATTAGAGCGCGATGTAATTCGTCATTCATTAACGGAACGTATTGACGCGATGCAACAACGTCACGCAACGGGAGCACAAATCTTTACGCAAGCGGGAACATATGCCCCTACTTTAGGAGTACTTGGAGCTGTATTAGGACTTATTGCTGCTTTAGGAAACATGAATGATATTGATGCATTAGGTTATGCGATTTCAGCAGCATTCGTTGCTACATTATATGGAATTTTCACAGGATATGTATTATGGCATCCATTTGCCAATAAGTTAAAGCAGAAATCGAAAAAAGAAGTCATAAAAAAATATTTAATTGTTGAAGGAACCGTGATGATTATTAACGGAGTCTCGCCTAGAGAAATTGAAGAAACATTAAGTGGATTCTTGGAAGAAAAAGAGCAACAAAAGCTAGGAGACAGGGGTGAGGCGTAA
- the motB gene encoding flagellar motor protein MotB: MANKKHQGHDEHVDESWLIPYADMLTLLLALFVILFAVSQVDAQKYDQLRNVLADTMGGTGVLEYHAPIQEMDTVNDELKKEDKDSDGSAQLWYDLEVLKEELDRYIDDENLSERLSTEITREGLLVTINDQILFDSGDANMKKEARKMVVKLADILASDPPKRIQISGHTDNRPIYNSQFRSNWELSSVRALNVMNIFLENEDVIPKQLSIAGYGEYQPIASNDTAEGRERNRRVEVLILPRIETITSVEE, from the coding sequence GTGGCGAACAAAAAACATCAAGGACATGATGAACATGTGGATGAGTCTTGGCTTATTCCATATGCCGATATGCTTACACTGCTTCTAGCGTTATTTGTTATTTTATTTGCTGTAAGTCAAGTTGACGCTCAAAAATATGACCAACTTCGAAATGTTCTTGCCGATACAATGGGTGGAACAGGGGTACTAGAATATCATGCTCCGATTCAAGAGATGGACACAGTGAATGATGAATTAAAGAAAGAAGATAAAGATAGTGATGGCAGTGCCCAGCTTTGGTATGATTTAGAAGTATTAAAGGAAGAGTTAGATAGGTATATCGACGATGAAAACTTATCAGAACGATTATCAACCGAAATAACGCGAGAAGGGTTACTTGTCACAATTAATGACCAGATTTTGTTTGATTCTGGTGATGCAAATATGAAAAAAGAAGCACGAAAAATGGTAGTCAAACTTGCCGATATACTAGCGAGTGACCCACCTAAACGTATTCAAATATCTGGACATACTGATAATCGTCCGATATATAACTCACAGTTTCGTTCTAATTGGGAATTAAGCTCTGTCCGTGCCCTTAATGTAATGAATATCTTTTTAGAAAACGAAGATGTGATACCGAAGCAATTAAGTATTGCAGGTTACGGGGAGTATCAACCAATTGCGTCAAATGATACAGCTGAGGGTAGAGAACGAAATCGCCGAGTAGAAGTGTTAATTTTACCGAGAATTGAAACTATTACGTCTGTTGAAGAGTAG
- a CDS encoding ROK family transcriptional regulator: protein MSWNQQLVKVNNKLLVLQLIKSSAPLSRADISQRSGLTKGTVSSLVNELIAENLCYESGPGESSGGRRPVMLLFNETAGYSIGIDVGVNYILGILTDLNGNIILETNKKIDGIGYGDVLLLIKEVIQHLLDTTPPSEYGVVGIGIGVPGIVNHDGKVLLAPNLGWKNIQLKEELEMIFNLPVTIENEANAGAYGEKQFGAGQEFKNMVYVSTGIGIGVGFILNNELYRGSHGFSGEMGHMIIEVNGKPCRCGSEGCWELYASEQALLQQASEITPAPTLEGLVELIPEDEQIKNLFKNVGTYLGLGLNNIINTFNPDQVIIGNRMAMARDTLLPEINKVIESHSLKQHQSNLQIAFSQLTIYSAALGVSAFVIEEFIKKENR, encoded by the coding sequence ATGAGTTGGAATCAACAATTAGTAAAAGTTAATAATAAATTACTAGTTTTACAATTAATAAAATCAAGTGCTCCTCTTTCCCGTGCAGATATTTCGCAACGGTCAGGTTTAACAAAAGGAACCGTTTCTTCCTTAGTAAATGAATTGATAGCAGAGAACCTTTGCTATGAATCAGGTCCTGGTGAGTCAAGTGGTGGTCGTCGTCCAGTAATGTTACTCTTTAACGAAACAGCCGGCTACTCCATTGGCATTGACGTCGGAGTCAATTATATATTAGGTATCCTAACTGACCTCAATGGAAATATCATATTAGAAACGAATAAGAAAATAGATGGTATCGGATATGGCGACGTTTTATTACTGATTAAAGAAGTGATTCAACACCTTCTCGATACAACACCCCCAAGTGAATATGGTGTAGTTGGCATCGGAATTGGAGTTCCAGGAATCGTAAATCATGATGGAAAAGTATTATTAGCTCCTAACCTAGGGTGGAAGAATATTCAACTAAAAGAAGAACTAGAAATGATATTCAACCTTCCTGTTACAATTGAGAATGAAGCAAACGCAGGCGCTTATGGTGAAAAACAGTTTGGTGCTGGTCAAGAATTTAAGAACATGGTATATGTCAGTACCGGGATCGGAATTGGTGTTGGTTTTATCTTAAATAATGAACTTTACCGTGGTAGTCATGGCTTTTCTGGGGAAATGGGACATATGATTATCGAAGTCAATGGCAAGCCATGTCGTTGCGGAAGCGAGGGATGTTGGGAATTATACGCCTCAGAGCAAGCATTGTTACAACAAGCTTCTGAAATTACTCCAGCTCCAACCCTTGAAGGATTAGTTGAACTAATTCCAGAAGATGAACAAATCAAAAATCTCTTTAAAAATGTTGGCACCTATTTAGGTCTAGGATTGAATAACATCATAAATACATTTAATCCAGATCAAGTGATTATAGGAAATCGAATGGCAATGGCTAGAGATACTTTGTTACCAGAAATCAATAAAGTAATTGAAAGTCATTCGTTAAAGCAACACCAATCAAACCTACAAATTGCCTTCTCTCAACTAACGATTTATTCAGCTGCATTAGGCGTCTCTGCTTTTGTCATCGAAGAATTTATAAAAAAAGAAAACCGATAA
- a CDS encoding ABC transporter ATP-binding protein, with product MNVIKCENLTKCYGKLEAIQNMTFSIEENKITGLIGRNGAGKTTLLKTIAGYYQSSSGRVQVLSKDPFNNLEVTQNMIFVDDKMSFPPLLYLGDILNAAADFYENWNEELARGLFEYFSLSRKAYHEHLSKGMKSTFNMIIGIAARCPLTMFDEPTSGMDAAVRKDFYRALLKDYLQHPRTIVLSSHLVNEIEDILEDILLIKEGEVLLHLEVDELKKYAVGLRGKNEIVEKWVEGHEIIYQESFGVNQSYHVVRNLFNESTIEQIKKSGVEVTAVDVNDLCVYLTARQKGGIDDVFNKQ from the coding sequence ATGAATGTGATTAAATGTGAAAATCTAACAAAGTGCTATGGTAAGCTTGAAGCCATTCAAAACATGACGTTTTCAATCGAAGAAAATAAGATTACAGGGTTAATTGGTCGGAATGGAGCGGGTAAAACAACATTACTCAAGACTATTGCAGGTTATTATCAAAGTAGTTCTGGCCGTGTTCAAGTGCTTTCAAAAGACCCGTTTAATAATTTAGAAGTAACACAGAACATGATATTTGTTGATGATAAAATGAGCTTTCCACCGCTTTTATATCTTGGAGATATTTTAAATGCTGCAGCTGACTTTTATGAAAACTGGAACGAGGAGCTTGCTCGAGGATTATTTGAGTATTTTTCATTATCTCGAAAAGCGTACCATGAACATCTTTCAAAAGGAATGAAAAGTACATTTAATATGATTATCGGAATAGCGGCGAGATGCCCACTTACTATGTTTGATGAGCCGACCTCGGGAATGGATGCGGCCGTAAGGAAGGATTTCTATCGCGCATTGCTTAAAGATTATCTTCAACATCCACGAACAATCGTTCTCTCTAGTCACTTAGTCAATGAAATAGAAGACATATTAGAAGACATTCTTCTTATTAAAGAGGGAGAAGTACTTCTTCATCTTGAAGTTGATGAATTAAAAAAATATGCTGTCGGTTTAAGAGGGAAAAACGAAATAGTAGAAAAATGGGTTGAGGGTCATGAAATCATTTATCAAGAAAGTTTTGGTGTAAATCAATCATATCATGTTGTCCGAAACCTTTTTAATGAGAGTACAATCGAGCAAATAAAAAAATCAGGAGTTGAAGTGACTGCAGTAGATGTAAATGACCTCTGTGTTTACTTAACTGCTAGGCAAAAAGGGGGAATTGACGATGTCTTTAACAAGCAATGA
- a CDS encoding Ig-like domain-containing protein → MIGNVYGFYKNHKLLLLLPLISLLIISLLIFNGKVFSLDGSDKAVVYKGDSWEITESFTNKWFMNNDTATFVIDLSQNYRDLQDNAVTRPFVIRASINDVDISPEQISYSKVNESSFQGSYQVKVVTPSEQEGNVKLSLQFLEDNDWLIPVSSHSFSIHKDTTSPELTIKGVENDHLYQNHRDVTFTVTDENIDMSGISIIASKNGEAMDLAPLEKSNSSKASKTYKFSDGVYEVAFQAVDKAGNQTVHETLSFTIDSSAPEIDIEGVDNDGYYQSAEVEIKVNDLLLNLEKTIVTIEKDGEQIYSGASFRLLPIRTIASFTRTFTENGVYQIKVTSKDLLGHTSVEEVVRFTIDKAAPIISIPAIQHKAVYEVGQQVEFIVSDKNLKERGLEITATKDGQTYDFSGSIRWEENKKENTFILNHLFEQEGNYEISLRATDLSGNLATKQLSFIIDTKAPNVTIDGPANNSHVNNSDGVPITVTVEDLTLQKEQTKIWLNGTNVTSDFKVTSESDRKVVYESLFEKDDTYQFEVQATDAFGRETVKQLAFTIDTKAPVLSITRSVVDEEVPFSNVVVKVSDSHIDESSLDVKVTRKDVSEKVVSVPVEPLQVFDGHTIAENLYTFKGDGVYEIELKAKDLAGNLSERSYSFTIDNTKPSIVIEGPTNGLYSNAKDGIPVSISIEDLTLQTDKTFVSVNGKNYKEIMDLVDVTDTKLVYDYTFTEDEAYELIVTSTDQFGNEFSKTMTFTLDTKSPDLLITGVEHQDEFNGEDKVDVTISASDENLDPDKINLSVQRKTIDGKVENVDIEALVVNDSKTVAKNTYTFTEDGEYTIQFQARDKAGNRTVHDAVSFIIDTTLPKVVVEGVRQNQHYNKNRDLVVSIEDMTLDLKNSIVLLQTPNGEKRFSGDRHFDIVDGNPNKAIFTHSIDKDKEGRYSIQVISSDRVGYTRTTTPIDFVVDTTAPEISLTGKDQNGKSITSSNRFIKNGEVTIKVVEEYFETNEVEVVVVHNGTEQLKEWVNTKLTSSLVLPFSKDGDYQIKVSAKDKAGNEATEKSIQFTVDNVEPKIAIKNVSHNSFYGNDRTMTIEVQERNFNSNNVTIEATRKNTVTNKVEKINIGEWRNTGETSELSYTFTEEYEYSIKVSAVDAAGNKATSRAVTFTIDKTDPQLNIGGVEHNQHYKTKTATINVTDTNIDLSKTILTVTRNGRTYQNSGLQFKVSQRGNALPTASVSYAFKEEGNYVIALQATDKAGNRTVHENVAFVIDKTLPVVSIDGVDHNSYNPTAKRVTVSVDELNFATNEVDVSVLKDNQAYSMGVWNNSAKVSRLSHNFTQDGAYQVSVSATDKAGNGPATAVKTFTIDTINPVIQITGVENGAYYNTDKTMNVSIQDVNLDVNTIRITRDGRPYSVGNFSVRNAVASLSHTFSQEGVYEVQVEAVDKAGNQSNQMVMFTVDKTAPVITPKFRGENRVIENGEYINRFFTPEFALAESEDTIVSIVLNGRNVGTSSLAATRDMVYQYAVTAVDKAGNQTTMEISFTVDTTMPQLSITGVLDGFFNESITPVVSYSDTNLDESRTSVTLNGRNFASGTTLDQENDYVLKAVVTDLANNVSARTLIFTLDKTAPRITFVEPISNEYFNSSVIPNFLIESLSPYDIISITLNGNPYQLGDPIEEEGKHVLYFEVRDQAGNIKQLSVEFIIDLTAPNVIFEGVTDNERYYEPVDLTILLDNPEDTFQSITINGELFTGDIEDHDGYMRVATRVSEIDTYEVQVEAYDKAGNETNSLVTFEISEKSILVKFYENKPLFAVTLVALLGGVATGGTILVRRRKGKLEDDIVEREE, encoded by the coding sequence ATGATAGGAAATGTATATGGGTTTTATAAGAACCATAAACTGTTGCTCTTGCTGCCACTTATAAGCTTACTCATTATTTCTTTATTGATTTTTAATGGGAAAGTATTTTCATTGGATGGGTCAGACAAAGCAGTTGTTTATAAAGGGGACTCATGGGAAATAACAGAGTCTTTTACAAACAAGTGGTTCATGAATAATGACACGGCGACCTTTGTTATAGACCTTAGTCAAAATTATCGTGATTTACAAGATAATGCTGTAACAAGACCATTTGTAATTCGGGCTTCTATCAATGATGTTGACATTAGTCCAGAACAAATTTCATATTCAAAAGTAAATGAATCTTCTTTTCAAGGAAGCTATCAAGTTAAGGTCGTCACTCCTAGTGAGCAAGAAGGGAACGTAAAGCTTTCTCTACAGTTCCTTGAAGATAATGATTGGTTGATTCCAGTAAGTTCTCATTCTTTTTCAATACATAAAGACACGACTTCGCCAGAACTTACAATTAAAGGGGTTGAAAATGACCACCTTTATCAAAACCATCGTGACGTTACATTTACAGTTACTGATGAAAATATAGACATGAGTGGAATCTCTATCATCGCCTCTAAAAATGGGGAAGCGATGGATTTAGCTCCGTTAGAGAAATCAAATTCTAGTAAAGCATCAAAAACGTATAAGTTTTCTGATGGAGTATATGAAGTAGCTTTTCAGGCAGTTGATAAAGCAGGAAACCAAACGGTCCATGAAACGCTATCGTTCACAATTGATTCTTCTGCGCCCGAAATTGATATCGAGGGTGTTGACAATGATGGTTATTACCAATCAGCAGAAGTCGAAATCAAAGTGAATGACTTACTATTAAACTTAGAAAAAACGATCGTTACAATTGAAAAAGACGGTGAGCAAATTTATTCAGGTGCTTCTTTTCGGTTGTTACCGATACGAACGATTGCCTCTTTCACACGAACATTTACAGAAAATGGCGTATATCAAATAAAAGTTACGTCAAAAGACTTGCTTGGACATACGTCTGTTGAAGAAGTCGTTCGATTTACAATAGATAAAGCGGCCCCAATCATTTCTATTCCAGCAATTCAACACAAAGCGGTTTATGAAGTTGGCCAACAAGTTGAGTTTATCGTATCTGATAAAAATTTAAAGGAACGTGGCCTCGAAATCACAGCAACAAAGGATGGGCAAACTTACGATTTTTCAGGAAGTATTCGTTGGGAAGAAAACAAGAAAGAGAATACTTTCATATTAAATCATCTTTTTGAACAAGAAGGAAACTATGAGATTAGTTTACGAGCAACGGATTTATCAGGGAACCTGGCTACGAAACAGTTGTCTTTTATTATTGATACGAAAGCACCAAATGTTACGATTGATGGACCAGCGAATAACTCACACGTAAATAATTCAGATGGTGTACCGATTACTGTAACAGTAGAAGATTTAACGCTACAAAAGGAACAAACTAAAATATGGCTCAATGGAACAAATGTGACATCCGACTTTAAGGTAACTAGTGAATCAGATAGAAAAGTTGTGTACGAATCATTATTTGAAAAAGATGATACGTATCAGTTTGAAGTACAGGCAACAGATGCATTCGGTAGAGAAACAGTTAAACAACTAGCGTTTACGATTGATACGAAAGCACCTGTATTGTCCATTACAAGAAGTGTAGTAGATGAAGAAGTCCCATTTTCTAATGTCGTCGTAAAAGTGAGCGATAGCCATATAGACGAATCAAGCTTAGATGTTAAGGTGACCCGGAAAGATGTTTCCGAAAAAGTGGTTTCAGTCCCAGTTGAACCATTACAAGTTTTTGATGGCCACACCATTGCAGAAAATCTATATACCTTTAAGGGCGATGGAGTATATGAAATTGAATTAAAAGCGAAGGACCTTGCAGGTAATTTATCGGAGCGTTCATATTCTTTTACGATTGACAATACGAAGCCATCGATTGTTATTGAAGGACCAACGAATGGTTTATATTCAAACGCAAAGGACGGCATACCTGTTTCTATTTCAATAGAAGATTTAACGCTGCAAACGGATAAAACCTTTGTGTCTGTTAATGGAAAAAACTATAAAGAGATCATGGATCTTGTAGATGTGACGGATACGAAACTGGTATACGACTATACGTTCACAGAAGATGAAGCGTATGAGCTTATCGTTACGTCAACGGACCAATTTGGTAACGAATTCTCAAAAACAATGACATTTACGTTAGATACGAAATCGCCTGATTTACTAATTACAGGAGTAGAGCATCAAGATGAGTTTAATGGAGAAGACAAAGTAGATGTAACCATTTCAGCTAGTGATGAGAATTTAGATCCTGATAAAATTAACCTTTCAGTTCAGAGAAAAACAATTGACGGGAAAGTAGAAAATGTTGACATTGAGGCGTTGGTTGTCAATGATTCAAAAACAGTAGCAAAAAATACGTATACCTTTACAGAAGACGGAGAGTATACAATTCAATTTCAAGCTAGAGATAAAGCTGGAAATAGAACAGTCCATGATGCAGTTTCTTTTATTATTGATACAACGTTACCAAAAGTTGTTGTTGAAGGGGTAAGACAAAATCAACACTACAACAAAAATAGAGACTTAGTAGTAAGCATCGAGGATATGACACTTGATTTGAAAAACTCTATCGTTCTTTTACAAACACCAAATGGAGAAAAGCGTTTTAGTGGAGACCGTCACTTTGACATTGTAGATGGAAATCCAAACAAGGCTATATTCACACATTCCATTGATAAAGATAAGGAAGGGCGATATTCCATTCAAGTCATATCGTCGGATAGAGTTGGGTATACAAGAACGACGACACCTATTGATTTTGTAGTGGATACTACAGCACCTGAAATTTCACTTACGGGCAAAGACCAGAACGGAAAATCGATTACTAGCAGTAACCGATTTATTAAAAATGGTGAGGTTACAATTAAGGTCGTAGAAGAGTATTTTGAAACGAATGAGGTTGAGGTTGTTGTTGTTCATAACGGAACAGAACAATTGAAAGAATGGGTCAATACAAAGCTGACATCTTCGTTAGTGCTCCCTTTTTCTAAAGATGGAGATTATCAAATAAAAGTAAGTGCAAAAGATAAAGCAGGAAACGAAGCGACAGAAAAATCAATACAGTTTACGGTTGATAACGTTGAACCCAAAATAGCAATCAAGAATGTGAGTCACAATAGTTTTTATGGTAATGACAGAACTATGACAATCGAAGTGCAAGAACGGAACTTCAACTCTAACAACGTTACAATTGAAGCAACTCGTAAAAATACTGTTACAAATAAAGTTGAGAAAATCAACATTGGTGAATGGAGAAATACTGGCGAGACGTCAGAGTTATCCTATACATTTACTGAGGAGTATGAGTATTCCATTAAAGTATCAGCCGTTGATGCTGCGGGTAACAAAGCAACTTCAAGAGCTGTTACGTTTACTATTGATAAAACTGATCCACAATTGAATATTGGTGGGGTAGAGCATAACCAACATTATAAAACGAAAACAGCAACAATTAATGTAACTGACACAAATATTGATTTATCTAAGACGATACTCACTGTAACGCGCAATGGAAGAACCTATCAAAACTCAGGACTTCAATTTAAAGTAAGTCAACGAGGAAATGCTCTTCCAACAGCTTCCGTTTCGTATGCCTTTAAAGAAGAAGGAAATTATGTAATCGCGTTACAAGCTACAGACAAAGCTGGAAATCGCACAGTTCATGAAAATGTAGCATTTGTCATCGACAAAACGCTTCCTGTTGTATCAATTGATGGAGTGGATCACAATTCGTATAATCCAACAGCGAAGCGAGTTACCGTCTCTGTTGATGAGCTTAACTTTGCAACAAATGAAGTAGATGTAAGTGTGTTAAAAGACAATCAAGCTTACTCCATGGGAGTATGGAATAACTCAGCTAAAGTGTCAAGATTAAGCCATAACTTCACCCAGGATGGAGCGTATCAGGTTTCAGTTTCAGCTACGGACAAAGCGGGAAATGGTCCTGCAACGGCTGTAAAAACGTTTACGATTGATACGATAAATCCAGTCATTCAAATCACTGGTGTAGAAAATGGTGCGTATTACAATACGGATAAAACGATGAATGTTTCGATTCAAGATGTGAATTTAGATGTCAATACCATTCGAATCACGAGAGACGGCAGACCTTATTCAGTTGGTAATTTTTCGGTAAGAAATGCTGTAGCTTCTTTATCACATACGTTTAGCCAAGAGGGGGTTTACGAGGTTCAGGTAGAAGCTGTTGATAAGGCCGGAAATCAGTCAAACCAAATGGTTATGTTTACGGTTGATAAAACGGCACCTGTAATCACTCCGAAGTTCAGAGGGGAAAATCGAGTCATTGAAAACGGTGAATACATTAATCGTTTCTTTACACCAGAATTTGCTTTAGCAGAAAGTGAAGATACGATTGTATCGATTGTGTTAAATGGTCGAAATGTAGGAACGTCTTCATTAGCAGCAACTCGTGATATGGTGTATCAATATGCGGTAACGGCAGTCGATAAAGCAGGCAATCAAACAACGATGGAAATAAGTTTCACGGTAGATACGACAATGCCTCAACTTTCAATTACAGGAGTATTAGATGGTTTCTTTAATGAAAGTATCACGCCGGTTGTTTCTTATTCAGATACGAATTTAGATGAAAGCCGCACATCAGTTACATTAAATGGTCGTAATTTCGCGAGTGGAACAACGTTAGACCAAGAAAATGACTATGTCTTAAAAGCTGTTGTTACGGACTTAGCAAACAATGTATCTGCACGAACGCTCATTTTTACTCTCGATAAAACAGCACCAAGGATAACTTTCGTTGAACCGATATCAAATGAGTACTTTAATAGCAGTGTCATTCCTAATTTCTTAATTGAAAGCTTAAGTCCATATGACATTATTTCAATAACTCTAAATGGAAATCCGTATCAGCTTGGAGACCCAATTGAAGAAGAGGGAAAACACGTCCTTTATTTTGAAGTGCGTGACCAAGCAGGAAACATTAAACAGTTAAGTGTAGAGTTTATTATTGATTTAACAGCACCAAATGTTATTTTCGAAGGTGTTACGGATAATGAAAGATATTATGAACCTGTTGACCTTACAATATTGCTAGACAATCCTGAAGATACATTCCAATCGATTACGATCAATGGAGAATTGTTTACGGGAGATATTGAAGACCACGATGGGTATATGAGAGTAGCAACTAGAGTTTCAGAAATTGATACGTATGAAGTTCAAGTTGAAGCCTACGACAAAGCAGGAAATGAAACGAACTCACTAGTAACTTTTGAAATCTCAGAAAAAAGCATCCTCGTTAAATTTTATGAAAATAAACCTCTTTTCGCAGTGACACTTGTTGCTCTTCTGGGAGGGGTCGCTACAGGTGGAACGATCCTCGTACGAAGAAGAAAAGGGAAATTGGAAGATGATATAGTAGAAAGAGAAGAATAA